The nucleotide sequence GATATTGTGCTTAGATTTAAGCTTATGGCTATCCACTATGAGTTCCTCAATTTTCTTTTCCCCATCGCCAAGAGGTTTATAAGTAAGCTCTACACTGGCATGTAAATCAGGATACTTAATATCGATCCAATGAGGCTCCGTGTTTGCAGACTTATGAGGCACTATATCGGCATGAGAAGAGTGTTCAAAAACATAAGGATGTTCTTCTTTCAAAAGTGTGTATTCATGAGCAGGAAGCTCAATTCTGTTATATCCTTTAGGACGAGGGTAATACTCCCCTTCGCACCCAGTTTGAAACATAAGCACTGACATGCCAATACAAAATACTAATAATTTAACCCTCTGCATCCTGACCAATTTCATTTTTCTGCTCAATTATAACCTTAATTTTCTTAATTCGCTTTTTATCAACCGACTCTATTATAAACGAAAAATTACTGAACTGTATTTTATCCCCTTTTTTAGGAAGGTCAGAATTTATTTCTAAAAGCAGGCCTCCTAAAGATTCGCTTTCACCTTTTACCTCATCAAAAACATCAGGTTCTATATCAATAATTTTACAAAAGTCGTTTAAAGAAACTTTACCTTCGAATATAAAAGTATCGTTATCCAGCTTGGTAAAGTTCATTTCTTCTTCATCAAACTCGTCATTTATTTCTCCTACGATTTCTTCAAGGATATCTTCCATAGTCACCAGTCCGGAAGTTCCTCCATATTCATCAACCACAATGGCCATATGCACCCTTCTTTCCTGAAAGTCTTTCAGCAAATCATCTATTTTCTTACTTTCTGGGACAAAATAACTCGGGCGCAACAACCTTTGCCATTCAAATTTTTCATCTTCATCCAGAAACGGCAGCAAATCTTTAATGTAAAGAATACCTTCAATTTTATCAATGGTATCTTTATAAACAGGCACCCTAGAAAAACCAGACTTGTTTATCCTGTCCATTAGCTCATGAAAGTCCATTTCATAACTAAAAGCGATGATATCCATTCTGGAATGCATAATCTGCTTTACCGAAATTGTACCAAAGTTGACAATTCCCTTGAGCATTACTTTTTCTTCATCAGAAGTTTCCTTTCCCGCTGTTACTTCAAGAGCGTGATTGAGCGTATCAACAGAAATGCTATAGCCTTTGCGCTGTACCCGTTTTTCGACGATATTGCTAAAAGCGATCAACAAATGACTAAAAGGAGAAAAAATCCATTCGGCAACCACCATTATGGGGGCAGTAAAGCGAGCAAAGCCTACATTTCGTTGATTGGCGTACACTTTAGGCAGTATCTCACCAAAGAAAACGATCGCAATAGTAATAATAGCAGTCAAAACAGCTATAATACTTCCATCAGATTGACTAGTGCCAGCAAGTTCCCATGCCAGATAGGACGAAATAATTACTATAGAAACATTTACCAGATTGTTAAAAATAAGGATCGTGGCCAGTAGCTTTTTAGGCTTTTCCAGCAAGCGCCAGATTTTTTTGTCCACACTTCGGTTACTGGACATTAATTCATTTTTCTTATCAGAGCTTATGGAAAAGTAAGCAACCTCTGAGCCTGAGACCAGTGCTGAGAGCATTAGCAATAATAATAAAATGACCAGGTTTGAAGAGTAAAAGAAAAGAGAGGCGCTTATAATATCTATATAAGCGCCAGGGTCATCAGATTCCAAACTAATATCGTCCAATTTTTTCAGTTAGGTAGAAACAATTAAAAAGGAAGATCGTCTTCTACTGACTCAGATTCAACAGGTGCAGAAGATGACTGTTGAGGTTTTTCATAGTTACTGCTACCTCCGGCATCACTATCGTTACTTCTCATACCCCCTCCACCAAGAAGTGTCAGGTTCTGCCCCATTACTTCAGTCACATATCTTTTTATGCCTTCTTTATCATCATAAGAACGTGTACGAAGCTTACCTTCAACATATATTTGATTACCTTTTTTTACATATTTTTCTATCACATCGACAACAGGGCCCCAAAAAACAATATTATGCCATTCGGTCTGCTCTACCCTTTCGCCATTCCTGTCCTTATAAGATTCTGTAGTGGCAATAGGAAAGTTTGCAACTTTTCTGCCACTTTCAACTGCCCTGATCTCAGGGTCTCTTCCTAGGTTTCCAACGAGTATTACTTTATTTACTCCTGCCATAAAAATTATAATTAATGTTAAACACCTCTAAAACAATATTAAAATTAACTAAAAAATATATGTATTCAAATAATTATTTATCAACACCGGTTTGGGAAGCTCACGAATGTTATCAAAGCTAAAGAACTGCCCGTCAATGCTGTTGTCCATTAAAACATCACATTTACCAAGTTTTATATGCCAGAAACTGGCATAAAGGTTTTGGTGCGTCAATACATGCTTAAACACCTCTGACTTTTGACATAACAAAACCGCATTCTTATCAATCCCTAAATACGAAAAAATTTCAGATTTTGCTCTATCTGTCACTACCGCCCCTTCGGAACATGGGAAATCGTAAAGCCCAGCCCAAATATCTTTATTATTTCTTTTCTGCATGAAAATACCTTTGGGGCTTTCCAGCACATAATAATCAAAGTACCTTTCCTTCTTTCTAGCAGCCTTACTTTTATAGGGCAATTTATCCTGAATTTTGTGTTTATACGCATAACACATTTGCCTGAGCGGACAATTTGCGCACTTTGGGGCACTAGGCATACAATGCAGCGCCCCAAACTCCATGATCCCCTGATTATAAACATCATGTTCAAGTTTAGGCAACAAATCATTGGCAATAGACTGCAGCTCTTTGACTACACTTCCTTTCCGAATATCGCCATCAATACCAAAAACTCTGCTAATAACCCTTATCACATTACCGTCAAGAACGGCTACAGGCTCCTTAAAAGCAAACGAGGCAATGGCGGCAGCGGTATAATTTCCAACTCCACGGAGTTTTAAAAGGCCTTTATATGTATCAGGGAACTTTCCATCCAACTTATTGGCTATATATCGAGAAGTGGCATGCATATTGCGTGCACGGTTATAGTAACCAAGCCCTTGCCAAAGCCTGAGCACTTCTTGCTCTTCGGCGTTAGCAAGCGCTAATACATCAGGGAACCTTTCAGTAAATTTATAATAATAAGGAAGTCCCTGATTTACTCTGGTCTGTTGAAGTAATATTTCGGATAACCAAATAAAGTAAGGGTCTCGAGTACCTCTCCATGGAAGGTCCCTTTTATTTGATTTATACCAGTTTATAATATTTTCGGAAAACATGAACATTATAGTAAATTATTTAAACCATTGTAATATTTATAGGTAATTAAATTCTCAAATGGAATCATTTAACAATATAATTGTTTTTAAAATTAGATTTAGAAAACTAAATTTGTGTCCCTTAGTGAAATAACTTTTTTCATTGAGCGGTAATTAATAATATAATTAAACTAAAACCTTAAGAAAAGTGACTAAAGCAGAAGTAATCTCTCAAATTTCAGAAAAGACTGGTATTGACAAGTCTGACGTAACAGCAACTGTAGAAGCTTTTTTCTCTGTAGTTAAAGACTCAATGGCAGAAGGTGACAACATCTATGTAAGGGGTTTTGGCAGCTTCGTAAATAAGAAAAGAGCACGTAAAGTTGCAAGAAATATTTCAAAAAATACTGCTATCATCATAGATGAGCATTATATTCCAAGCTTCAAGCCATCAAAAACTTTTGTTGAGAAAATCAAGAACAGCAAAAAAGTAGGCAAATAATCTTTAGCAAACCAAAACTGAATCCAATCCATGCGCAAATCTCAAATCATAATTGTTGTAATAGCTTTAATTGTTTTGGTTTCAGTTTTCCGGTTGCCAAAGCTTATTGTTACCTCGGATGAATCTTTGGTAGCTGAAACAGAAGAAGCGTCTTATGTGGATCCCTCAGAAATGACAGAATCACATAAGACGTCTCTTTCCGAAACAGAGAAAGAAAAAATTAGTTATTTAAGAGAACAGATAAAAACTGTTTCAGATAACGAAAAAAAGATTATATTTGCAGATTCTTTGGCGGCAATGTACATGAACCATCTCATGTTTGAAGATGCAGCCCAAATACTGGAGTCTGTGGCAGTGCTTTCGTCCTCAAAGGATCTAATGGCCAGAGCGGGGAAAGCCTACTACGATGCCTTTACAGTATCTATGGAGGCAGCCAAAGGAAAAGAGCTGAACGATAAAGCGAGAACCTTGTTTGAAAAGGTTTTAGAGGCCGAACCAGAAGACAACGAAGTAAAAGCTACCTACGCAATGACCTTCGTAACTACTGAAAACCCTATGAAAGGGATCAGTATTTTGAAAGAAATTTTGAAAGAAGAGCCAACTAATGAAACGGCATTGCATAATATGGGTTTATTATCAATGCAGTCTGGCCAGTATGACAAAGCCTTAGAAAGGTTTAAGGCTATTATAAAATTAAACCCAAATCATCCAAATGCACACTTTTACATAGGGATGTGCTATAATAGCTTAGGAAATCAGAACCAAGCGCTTGAGCATTTGGAAATGGCAAAAGAAATTAATGATGATCCTGCTTTCATAGCAACTGTAGATCATTATATAAATGATATAAAATAGAATTTAACTAACTAAAAAACAAGAGTTATGCCTTGCGGAAAGAAAAGAAAGAGACATAAGATCGCGACCCACAAAAGAAAGAAACGTCTAAGAAAGAACAGACATAAGAAAAAATAATATAAGGCTTCTCCCAAAAAGCCTTTATATATTTTTATAAGCCTGTATTTACAGGCTTATTGTATTGTTTCTGCATTGTAAATTTTTAATTAATTCTTAGAACGGAAAACACGATTGAGTAACGAATTATTCATAAATTCTACTCAAAAAGGTAATCGTATAGCCTTAATCAAAGACAAACGGTTAATTGAATGCCATTATGAAGATTATGGCGAAAAATTTACTGTGGGTGACATTTATCTCGGAACAGTCAAAAAACTGGTTCCTGGGCTAAATGCGGCCTTTATTGATATTGGTTATGAAAAAGATGCCTTTTTACACTATCTTGATCTCGGTCCACAGATCAGATCGTTGAATAAGTACGTCAAGCTGACACTCAATAACCAAAAGTCTACTCAGAAAATTTCTAAGTTTAAATTAGAAGGCGATATAGACAAAAACGGGAAAATCAGCCAAGTACTTAGCCGGAACCAACAGATCTTGGTTCAGGTAGCCAAGGAGCCTATTTCCAGCAAAGGCCCCAGACTGTCTTGCGAGCTGTCAATAGCAGGACGCTATATTGTTCTGGTGCCTTTTTCCAATGCAATTTCTGTATCAAAAAAGATTGTTAGCAAAGAGGAACGCCAAAGACTGGCACGCCTGCTCGCATCTATTAAACCAGAAAATTTTGGTATCATAATCCGTACGGTTGCTGAAGGAAAAGATGTTGCAGAACTGGATAGAGACTTAAGAAATCTACTCCAGATATGGGAAAAAGGTACTGAATCACTCAAAACGGCCAAACCACGAGACAAGGTAATAGGTGAAATGAACAGGGCTTCATCTATGTTGAGGGACATGCTTAATGAATCCTTCGATTGTATAACAGTAGATAGCAAAGAGAGTTATGAAGAGCTAAAGAGCCTGGTAAAGACAATTGCTCCCGACAAGGAAAAGATTGTTAAATACCATGGTGGAAAAACTAAGCTTTTTGAAGCTGCTGGCATTGAAAAGCAGCTAAAGTCCCTGTTTGGAAAATCTGTCAGCTTGCCTGGAGGCGGCTACCTCATTATAGAGCATACAGAAGCTCTCCACGTAATTGACGTAAACAGTGGCAATAAGTCCAGTCAGGAATCTGACCAGGAACAAACAGCCGTTTCTGTTAACATTGAAGCTGCAAGGGAAATAGCCCGGCAACTAAGGTTGAGAG is from Cytophagaceae bacterium ABcell3 and encodes:
- the gldD gene encoding gliding motility lipoprotein GldD, whose protein sequence is MQRVKLLVFCIGMSVLMFQTGCEGEYYPRPKGYNRIELPAHEYTLLKEEHPYVFEHSSHADIVPHKSANTEPHWIDIKYPDLHASVELTYKPLGDGEKKIEELIVDSHKLKSKHNIKAYAIDESVIQTPKGHTAVIFELEGEVPSQFQFFVTDSTKHFLRGALYFPVATKNDSLAPVIEYVKKDMVHILNTLEWRD
- a CDS encoding tetratricopeptide repeat protein, with translation MRKSQIIIVVIALIVLVSVFRLPKLIVTSDESLVAETEEASYVDPSEMTESHKTSLSETEKEKISYLREQIKTVSDNEKKIIFADSLAAMYMNHLMFEDAAQILESVAVLSSSKDLMARAGKAYYDAFTVSMEAAKGKELNDKARTLFEKVLEAEPEDNEVKATYAMTFVTTENPMKGISILKEILKEEPTNETALHNMGLLSMQSGQYDKALERFKAIIKLNPNHPNAHFYIGMCYNSLGNQNQALEHLEMAKEINDDPAFIATVDHYINDIK
- the gldE gene encoding gliding motility-associated protein GldE, translating into MDDISLESDDPGAYIDIISASLFFYSSNLVILLLLLMLSALVSGSEVAYFSISSDKKNELMSSNRSVDKKIWRLLEKPKKLLATILIFNNLVNVSIVIISSYLAWELAGTSQSDGSIIAVLTAIITIAIVFFGEILPKVYANQRNVGFARFTAPIMVVAEWIFSPFSHLLIAFSNIVEKRVQRKGYSISVDTLNHALEVTAGKETSDEEKVMLKGIVNFGTISVKQIMHSRMDIIAFSYEMDFHELMDRINKSGFSRVPVYKDTIDKIEGILYIKDLLPFLDEDEKFEWQRLLRPSYFVPESKKIDDLLKDFQERRVHMAIVVDEYGGTSGLVTMEDILEEIVGEINDEFDEEEMNFTKLDNDTFIFEGKVSLNDFCKIIDIEPDVFDEVKGESESLGGLLLEINSDLPKKGDKIQFSNFSFIIESVDKKRIKKIKVIIEQKNEIGQDAEG
- a CDS encoding single-stranded DNA-binding protein — protein: MAGVNKVILVGNLGRDPEIRAVESGRKVANFPIATTESYKDRNGERVEQTEWHNIVFWGPVVDVIEKYVKKGNQIYVEGKLRTRSYDDKEGIKRYVTEVMGQNLTLLGGGGMRSNDSDAGGSSNYEKPQQSSSAPVESESVEDDLPF
- the mutY gene encoding A/G-specific adenine glycosylase, whose translation is MFSENIINWYKSNKRDLPWRGTRDPYFIWLSEILLQQTRVNQGLPYYYKFTERFPDVLALANAEEQEVLRLWQGLGYYNRARNMHATSRYIANKLDGKFPDTYKGLLKLRGVGNYTAAAIASFAFKEPVAVLDGNVIRVISRVFGIDGDIRKGSVVKELQSIANDLLPKLEHDVYNQGIMEFGALHCMPSAPKCANCPLRQMCYAYKHKIQDKLPYKSKAARKKERYFDYYVLESPKGIFMQKRNNKDIWAGLYDFPCSEGAVVTDRAKSEIFSYLGIDKNAVLLCQKSEVFKHVLTHQNLYASFWHIKLGKCDVLMDNSIDGQFFSFDNIRELPKPVLINNYLNTYIF
- a CDS encoding Rne/Rng family ribonuclease, producing the protein MSNELFINSTQKGNRIALIKDKRLIECHYEDYGEKFTVGDIYLGTVKKLVPGLNAAFIDIGYEKDAFLHYLDLGPQIRSLNKYVKLTLNNQKSTQKISKFKLEGDIDKNGKISQVLSRNQQILVQVAKEPISSKGPRLSCELSIAGRYIVLVPFSNAISVSKKIVSKEERQRLARLLASIKPENFGIIIRTVAEGKDVAELDRDLRNLLQIWEKGTESLKTAKPRDKVIGEMNRASSMLRDMLNESFDCITVDSKESYEELKSLVKTIAPDKEKIVKYHGGKTKLFEAAGIEKQLKSLFGKSVSLPGGGYLIIEHTEALHVIDVNSGNKSSQESDQEQTAVSVNIEAAREIARQLRLRDMGGIIVIDFIDMKKAENKKLVYEKMQQEMKDERSKFVILPVTKFGLMQITRQRVRPEMNIITMETCPTCQGTGKISASILVSDQVESNLDYLITKQNETKISIILHPFLYAWFTKGFISKRVKWFFKYKIWVKLEMDTSLGITDFRFINNQGEEIEVI
- a CDS encoding HU family DNA-binding protein: MTKAEVISQISEKTGIDKSDVTATVEAFFSVVKDSMAEGDNIYVRGFGSFVNKKRARKVARNISKNTAIIIDEHYIPSFKPSKTFVEKIKNSKKVGK